TATTCATCTGTTCAAGTGAGGAAAACTGCGCCAATTGGGAAATGAAATTCTCATCTTCCATCGGCTTGAGCGGATCTTGGTGCTGAAGTTTGGTTACCAGTAACTGCAAAAAATCATCTTTGCCAAGCTGCTGCAGCGAGCCCGTCTGTTTCGGACGGCCTGCGGCGTCGGTTGGAATGGGTGAAATAAAACTCATACGGTTTCCTCTCTGTCTCTATGCGACAAGATTAATTCCTGTGGAATTGATATAGCCATAAGCGATATCTCGGCTTTGCCCCGTGGAGGAGTGCGGAATGACATTGGCCGTTTCTTGATAATTACGGCGCAATCTGCTCATGGTCTGAAAATGGGCGCTCGCCTGTTCATGTTGGCGATTGAAAAACTGGCCGCCTGAATCGCCGTTGCGGAGATTGACTTCGAGATAATCCACTGCAATCCCGGCCTTGTGAAGCTGGCTGCTGAGTTGATCAAGCGAATTTTCGAGAACAGCCTTCGCCTGCACCGAATCAACAGTCACACGAGCGGTCAATTGCTCATTGCGGATGGATAAATGAAGTTTCGCCGGACCAAGATATTCAGGTTCAATGTGTAATAGTATCGATTGACCTTGAGTTTTGAGCGACGCAGCGGCATTCTCCGGCAGCGTAACGCGCGCTTGGGTGAGAAAAACCTTGGTGTCAATTCGTTCGGTGTTGCCTGAAATATGTTCTGAAGATGAAAGCTGGAACGTATTCAATCTATTTGAATCGGTTAAGGTACTGCCATTCATAACTGGTTCGTGGGTGAACAAATCTTGCTCGAAAGCTCTGGCCAGTCCTGTAGATGAATTGTTGAGCAGGGGGCTTTCATTGCGAATATTTTCTGAACTTGTGTTGGGATCGGTTTCTGTCTCACCTGACAATGTCTCATTGGCCAACTCTTTACTTGGATTGTTCACAATAATTGAAGAACTCTTCTCCAACTTCTTGACGACTACCTGCAATGGGTTTTCGTTTGTGATTTTCGATGTTACCACATGCGATGAAAGTTCCGGTGAGCCTGTCTCGTTCATCTCGGTTTCTACAGGTTGAATGTCAATAGCTTGCAGCTTCACGGAAGAGAGTAGGCTATTAATATGTGGGCTGTCAAACAATTGCGAACCCGACTGTACATTCGCAATGCTTGCAGTCAAATTCTGATGGTCAACGGCTTTTCCCATTGGGTCAGCAACCTCGAGCGGTGCCGAGATTGTAAAGTCATGATTTGCGCTCTCTGAATTCACATTCATCCGCACTCGATTGACGGAAATTTGCGTGTCAGTAATTTTGTAATCCCCTTTTTCCAGATTGGCAACCTGCATTGAAAATGGGCTGTGTGCGCTAAGGTCATTCAAAAGCGTCTGCGCGTTTGGCAAGGCATTGCTGAGTTCTCGACCAGAACCGGAAGTCATTGTTCCGGAAATGTCAGATGCATCTTCAATCACTGCCTGCGATAAAACCGTTTCTGTCTTTGCACGTGTCTGTTGTGGAAAACCATTTTGAAGCCCAATCAGAGAAAACGGATTGATTGACAGTGTCGATGAAATCAACTCAGGCGAGGCTGTTGCTTCAAGACTTGCAAATTCGTCAGACTCCGGCTCAGTCGTTACGTGTTCTAAGACTCTTACGTTATAGGAAAACTCATTTTCTGTTGGTAGGATGTCCTTTGTCGCGATTAACAACCCAAACAAATCACCAAAGCCCGCACCGGTTGTATTGATCTCCGAAGAAGTACCAACTCCGACAGGCGCTGTTTGCGCGATGCCGAAGAGAAGTGCTAAGGGTGTTTGTGGTTGTATGTGTGCCATATTCTTATTCTTCAGCGATGGTAATCATCTGTTGGGACAATGATGCCGCCCGCTGTGGTGGAAGCAGAGAAAGCACCTGTGAGGCATTTTTCTGTTTCATCCTTGGCAAAAGCGCGACCACTGTGGCATCTGAAAGATTTGCCGCAAGCCGCGCGACTGCAGTCGGGTCCATTCCGTCATACATTTTTGCAAGGTTATTTATACGAGCCGACTCGGCCTGTTCAATACGAGTAATTCTTGCTGAAACTGAACGCTCGACTTTTTCAATCTCTTTCTGCCGGGCAGACAAATCCTTGTCCCGGGCATCAAGCTGCGTCTGCTCTTTTGAAAACCAGTCAACTGCCCCAAGCGAATCTTCTTTTGAAAGCTGCGTCTGAGGCTGTAGCGCTGTCGGTTGCTCCGGGCGGAACTCAAGCATCTCAAGGTTCCTGCGTACTTCAGCCA
The sequence above is a segment of the Candidatus Zixiibacteriota bacterium genome. Coding sequences within it:
- a CDS encoding flagellar hook-length control protein FliK — translated: MAHIQPQTPLALLFGIAQTAPVGVGTSSEINTTGAGFGDLFGLLIATKDILPTENEFSYNVRVLEHVTTEPESDEFASLEATASPELISSTLSINPFSLIGLQNGFPQQTRAKTETVLSQAVIEDASDISGTMTSGSGRELSNALPNAQTLLNDLSAHSPFSMQVANLEKGDYKITDTQISVNRVRMNVNSESANHDFTISAPLEVADPMGKAVDHQNLTASIANVQSGSQLFDSPHINSLLSSVKLQAIDIQPVETEMNETGSPELSSHVVTSKITNENPLQVVVKKLEKSSSIIVNNPSKELANETLSGETETDPNTSSENIRNESPLLNNSSTGLARAFEQDLFTHEPVMNGSTLTDSNRLNTFQLSSSEHISGNTERIDTKVFLTQARVTLPENAAASLKTQGQSILLHIEPEYLGPAKLHLSIRNEQLTARVTVDSVQAKAVLENSLDQLSSQLHKAGIAVDYLEVNLRNGDSGGQFFNRQHEQASAHFQTMSRLRRNYQETANVIPHSSTGQSRDIAYGYINSTGINLVA